The Sphingomonas sp. So64.6b genome includes a region encoding these proteins:
- a CDS encoding sugar ABC transporter permease, with protein MKRERAAWIFVAPALVALGLFFFLPVVAALVLSFTDFDIYSLADICNLRFVGLDNYLTLLRTHLFWKALGNTLYFVILGVPLSIALSLGAALLINSKLARFKGLFRTIYFAPVVTTLVAVAVIWRYLLHTKYGLINWGLGGLGIDPVDWLGDPNWAMPAIVIFAVWKNFGYNMIILLAGLQTIPEELYEAAKIDGAGRWAQFRHVTLPALAPVMLVVSILTMAGYFQLFAEPYVMTQGGPVESTVSVLYFMFEQGFKWWNLGFATSVAFVLFVILFAITLVQLKLSQRWSDQ; from the coding sequence ATGAAGCGCGAGCGCGCCGCCTGGATCTTCGTCGCGCCCGCTTTGGTCGCGCTCGGGCTGTTCTTCTTCTTGCCGGTGGTCGCCGCGCTGGTGCTGAGCTTCACCGATTTCGACATTTATTCGCTCGCCGACATCTGCAATCTGCGCTTCGTCGGGCTCGACAATTACCTCACATTGCTGCGCACGCATTTGTTCTGGAAGGCGCTCGGTAACACGCTCTATTTTGTCATTCTCGGCGTGCCGTTGTCGATCGCGCTGTCGCTCGGCGCGGCACTGCTGATCAATTCGAAACTGGCGCGGTTCAAGGGATTGTTCCGCACGATCTATTTCGCGCCGGTCGTCACCACGCTCGTCGCGGTGGCGGTGATCTGGCGTTATTTGCTGCACACCAAATATGGCCTGATCAACTGGGGGCTTGGCGGGTTGGGGATCGATCCGGTCGATTGGCTCGGCGATCCAAACTGGGCGATGCCGGCAATCGTCATTTTCGCGGTGTGGAAGAATTTCGGTTACAACATGATCATCCTGCTCGCCGGGCTACAGACCATCCCGGAGGAGCTGTACGAAGCCGCCAAGATCGACGGCGCCGGACGCTGGGCGCAGTTCCGCCACGTCACCCTGCCCGCGCTCGCGCCGGTCATGCTGGTCGTGTCGATCCTGACCATGGCGGGTTATTTCCAACTGTTCGCCGAACCTTATGTCATGACACAGGGCGGACCGGTCGAGAGCACTGTATCCGTCCTGTATTTCATGTTTGAACAGGGTTTCAAATGGTGGAATCTGGGCTTCGCGACGTCGGTCGCGTTCGTCCTGTTCGTCATCCTGTTCGCGATCACTTTGGTTCAGCTAAAACTGTCGCAGCGCTGGAGCGACCAGTGA
- a CDS encoding sugar ABC transporter substrate-binding protein, whose product MSLTPAPSVRAELVEAPFFFSDVEKKKRSPSTACLRQSLRTGFDKLSTNGGFLAGVIALLLASCSPPSTKTTLNLWAMGREGEVIGQLIPAFEKENPGIEVRVQQLPFTAAHEKLLTAFAGDALPDMAQLGNSWVPEFVALGALAPLDAQVAATPAIDRTDYFPGVWDSNVVAGALYGVPWYVDTRLLFYRRDLLQQAGYDHPPRDWTEWRAQMRAIKKLVGPRKYAALLPLNEYEPLTTLGLNQPQEMLRDGGRYGNFRGAGFKAALAFYLETFHDKLAPIATNTEISNVWDEFDRGFFSFYITGPWQIGEFKRRLPANRQGIWMTAPVPGPDGPGSSNAGGSSLVLFKASTKQAAGWKLIEYLSRPATQIRFHALTGDLPPRRSAWAAPSLREDRYARAFADQLLRAKPTPKVPEWERIATEVRLVAEAAAHGRMTVDQAVVEMDKRADAILAKRRWMLDQGTAK is encoded by the coding sequence TTGAGTTTGACGCCCGCCCCTTCCGTTCGTGCTGAGCTTGTCGAAGCACCGTTCTTCTTCTCCGACGTCGAGAAGAAAAAACGGTCCCCTTCGACTGCCTGCCTGCGGCAGTCGCTCAGGACAGGCTTCGACAAGCTCAGCACGAACGGCGGGTTTTTGGCAGGCGTGATTGCGCTCCTGCTCGCAAGCTGTTCGCCGCCCTCCACAAAAACCACGCTCAACCTGTGGGCAATGGGCCGCGAAGGGGAAGTCATCGGCCAGCTGATCCCGGCATTCGAAAAGGAGAATCCGGGCATCGAGGTGCGGGTGCAGCAATTGCCCTTCACCGCCGCGCACGAGAAATTGCTCACCGCCTTTGCCGGCGACGCGCTGCCCGACATGGCGCAGCTCGGCAATAGCTGGGTGCCGGAGTTCGTCGCATTGGGCGCGCTCGCGCCGCTCGATGCGCAGGTCGCGGCGACACCGGCGATCGATCGCACGGATTATTTCCCGGGCGTGTGGGATTCGAATGTCGTCGCCGGCGCGCTGTACGGTGTGCCCTGGTATGTCGATACGCGGTTGCTCTTTTATCGCCGCGACCTGCTGCAACAGGCGGGGTACGACCATCCGCCGCGCGACTGGACCGAGTGGCGCGCGCAAATGCGCGCGATCAAGAAGCTGGTCGGCCCACGGAAATACGCCGCCCTCCTCCCACTCAACGAATATGAACCGCTGACCACGCTCGGGCTCAACCAGCCCCAGGAAATGCTGCGCGATGGCGGGCGCTATGGCAATTTCCGTGGGGCCGGATTCAAGGCGGCGCTCGCTTTCTATCTCGAAACCTTTCACGACAAGCTCGCACCGATCGCGACCAACACCGAAATCTCCAATGTGTGGGATGAATTCGATCGCGGTTTCTTCAGCTTCTACATCACCGGTCCGTGGCAGATCGGCGAGTTCAAGCGCCGCTTGCCGGCCAATCGCCAGGGCATCTGGATGACCGCGCCGGTGCCGGGGCCCGACGGTCCGGGCAGTTCGAACGCGGGCGGCTCGAGCCTCGTGTTGTTCAAGGCGTCGACCAAACAGGCGGCGGGCTGGAAACTGATCGAATATCTGTCGCGGCCCGCGACGCAAATTCGGTTTCATGCGTTGACCGGCGATCTGCCGCCGCGGCGCAGCGCCTGGGCCGCACCGTCGCTGCGCGAGGATCGCTATGCGCGCGCCTTTGCCGATCAATTGCTGCGCGCCAAGCCGACGCCCAAGGTACCGGAATGGGAGCGCATCGCAACCGAAGTGCGACTGGTCGCGGAGGCCGCCGCGCATGGCCGAATGACGGTCGATCAGGCTGTGGTTGAGATGGATAAACGCGCCGATGCGATCCTCGCCAAACGGCGCTGGATGTTGGATCAGGGCACGGCAAAGTGA
- a CDS encoding glucoamylase family protein has translation MTTRRELLHGSALAVVAFGAGCAPGVGIAKGPREPALIGDLQERTFRFFWDTTDPKTGLAHDRWPTQSFSSIAAVGFALTAYPVGVVNGWITRTEARARTLTTLEYFAALPQGPAATGMGGYKGFFYHFLERDTGHRFRDTELSTVDTTLLFGGMLFAQSWFDGDHPDERRIRALADELYGRADWTWIRPRAPLICMGWRPENGFIPSDWDIYNEGLLTYLLALASPTHAVEPETWDAWTSRFEPQWTDKWGGKPYLHYPPLFVHQYSHLWVDFRGIADRYMTAKGIDYFENTRRATYAHKAYAAANPGEFKGYGGDIWGLTACDGPADFRTTIDGKQRQFFSYSARGPGDRDDGTIAPTAAATSIAFAPEIAVPAIEALHRHYGRAIYGKYGFIDSFNPTLTDPKARLDHGKITPGAGWVGPDYLGIDQGPIVLGIENWRTGLIWATMRKNPHIRRGLKLAGFKGGWLG, from the coding sequence ATGACCACGCGCCGCGAGCTTCTGCACGGATCGGCGTTGGCGGTGGTTGCGTTCGGTGCGGGTTGTGCACCGGGTGTGGGGATTGCCAAGGGGCCGCGCGAGCCGGCGCTGATCGGCGATCTGCAGGAACGGACCTTTCGCTTCTTCTGGGACACGACGGATCCCAAAACCGGGCTCGCGCATGATCGCTGGCCGACCCAATCCTTCTCCAGCATTGCCGCGGTGGGTTTCGCGCTGACCGCTTATCCGGTCGGTGTGGTCAATGGCTGGATCACACGGACCGAAGCACGCGCGCGGACGCTGACTACATTGGAATATTTCGCGGCGCTGCCGCAGGGGCCTGCCGCGACCGGCATGGGCGGGTATAAGGGCTTCTTCTACCATTTCCTCGAGCGCGATACCGGGCATCGTTTTCGCGACACCGAACTGTCGACGGTCGACACCACCCTGTTGTTCGGCGGGATGCTGTTCGCGCAGAGCTGGTTCGATGGCGACCATCCCGATGAACGGCGGATCCGCGCGCTGGCCGACGAGCTTTACGGCCGCGCCGACTGGACCTGGATCCGCCCCCGCGCGCCATTGATCTGCATGGGTTGGCGGCCGGAGAACGGCTTTATCCCGAGCGACTGGGACATTTATAACGAAGGCCTGCTGACTTATCTGCTTGCGCTCGCATCCCCCACTCATGCGGTCGAGCCGGAGACCTGGGATGCGTGGACCTCGCGCTTCGAACCGCAATGGACCGACAAATGGGGCGGCAAGCCCTATCTCCATTATCCGCCGCTGTTCGTGCATCAATATAGTCATTTATGGGTCGATTTCCGTGGCATCGCGGATCGCTATATGACCGCCAAGGGCATCGATTATTTCGAGAATACGCGCCGCGCGACCTATGCGCACAAGGCCTATGCGGCGGCCAATCCGGGCGAGTTCAAGGGCTATGGCGGCGATATCTGGGGCCTGACCGCGTGCGACGGGCCGGCGGATTTCCGGACGACGATCGACGGCAAGCAGCGCCAGTTCTTCAGTTATTCCGCGCGCGGGCCGGGCGACCGTGACGACGGCACGATCGCACCGACCGCCGCCGCGACCTCGATCGCCTTCGCGCCGGAGATCGCGGTGCCGGCGATCGAGGCGCTGCACCGGCACTATGGCAGGGCGATTTACGGCAAATACGGCTTTATCGATTCATTCAATCCGACGCTGACCGATCCCAAGGCACGGCTCGACCATGGCAAGATCACGCCTGGGGCCGGCTGGGTCGGGCCGGATTATCTGGGGATCGATCAGGGGCCGATCGTGCTGGGGATCGAGAATTGGCGCACCGGCCTGATTTGGGCGACGATGCGCAAGAACCCGCATATCCGACGGGGGTTGAAGCTGGCCGGTTTCAAGGGCGGGTGGCTGGGTTGA
- a CDS encoding TonB-dependent receptor yields the protein MNAFMKAGLRAALVSTTILGGTLMMAAPAAAQTTTASVRGQVTGADGAPVSGATVTAVNIGTNQTFRATTDANGNYGLNGLRPASYDVTVTGADGTEKKQRISVGIGQSASLNVTLATAVADAGTAPAGDDTDIVVTAGSLVESRTSEVATNISQQQIRSLPQTDRNFLSFAALAPGVRYNDSENGKGFTSGASTSSQVNVFIDGVSLKNKLREGGVAGQQNSRGNPFGQLAVQEFRVLTQNYKAEYEQAGAAIITAVTKSGTNDFHGEVFGQYTGKGLSEKDYINKRDNLPEPKFSRKQYGISLGGPIIKDKLFFFGTYEGNDQDRAFNVKAGGSPALRTAFEASTGRPISDFEGSFVSPFRGDFYFGKLTLTPDERQVFDLSFSRRQESDIQNFGNITSYEAAENKLNTVDTYQFKWTYTGDKFVNEFNTNYLNYDFNPVSLNPSLPSREYAGVLIIGGKDSSRREVQQGYTIRDDFTYSGFDGHTIKFGARVEITDIDFDNQAYIQPRYTYFNDDRGTPTPTDDLNFSFPAEARLGLGNSLIQSSNTQVGLYLQDDWDVTDKLQLNIGLRWDYETNGFANEYITPASAAAALRALPKTFYFDPENYITDGHDRPPFKGAFAPRFGFSYDVKGDQSTVIFGGVGRYYDRNNFSNTVDELARRLNPVGVFRFSQDGLPRNGLPTVQWNNSYLTREGLIALRNTSTSGLPELFAVKNNAKPPVNDQASLGVRQKFGPWQASLTASYIRGRNGYTHLFATRNNNGLGGCCNTGPVVPFGYSNVLIGYDGLDTRYKAIYFTLDKNYTKSSGWGLNIAYTLSKAEQNGGDLFSLDGLVPDSYGWRPIKDSDERHRLVISGIVDLPAGFQLSTLTTLGSGTAYPVTDGTDSSPGGAKNYSIYPKKNCIGGVFAYCEVNLSLENRQKLFGDHEISFAVDLLNAFNNKNFKDFDGFFSSTDPLLPDGNALLTLPRRIQFRAGYRF from the coding sequence ATGAACGCGTTCATGAAAGCAGGGCTACGGGCCGCCTTGGTCTCGACGACCATCCTTGGCGGCACGCTGATGATGGCGGCGCCGGCGGCGGCGCAGACCACGACCGCATCGGTGCGCGGCCAGGTGACGGGCGCGGACGGCGCACCGGTCAGCGGCGCGACCGTGACGGCGGTCAATATCGGGACCAACCAGACGTTTAGAGCGACGACCGATGCGAATGGTAATTATGGGCTCAACGGCCTGCGGCCGGCGTCGTATGACGTGACGGTGACCGGTGCCGATGGCACCGAGAAGAAGCAGCGCATCAGCGTCGGGATCGGCCAGAGTGCTAGCCTCAATGTGACGCTCGCCACGGCAGTCGCCGATGCCGGGACGGCCCCAGCGGGTGATGACACGGACATCGTCGTGACGGCAGGGTCGCTGGTCGAGTCACGGACGAGCGAAGTGGCGACCAATATCAGCCAGCAACAAATTCGGTCACTGCCGCAGACTGACCGCAACTTCCTGTCCTTCGCGGCGCTAGCGCCTGGCGTGCGCTATAACGACAGTGAGAATGGCAAGGGATTCACTTCGGGCGCATCGACCAGCAGTCAGGTCAATGTGTTTATCGATGGCGTGTCGTTGAAGAACAAGCTGCGCGAAGGCGGCGTCGCCGGTCAGCAGAATAGCCGGGGCAACCCGTTCGGCCAGCTCGCGGTGCAAGAGTTCCGCGTTCTTACCCAGAATTACAAGGCCGAGTATGAGCAGGCCGGCGCCGCAATTATCACCGCAGTGACCAAGTCGGGAACCAATGATTTTCATGGCGAGGTATTTGGTCAATACACCGGCAAAGGTCTTTCCGAGAAAGACTACATCAACAAGCGCGATAACCTTCCGGAACCAAAATTCTCACGTAAGCAATATGGAATCTCGCTGGGTGGCCCGATCATCAAGGACAAGCTGTTCTTTTTCGGCACCTATGAAGGAAATGATCAGGATCGAGCTTTCAACGTAAAGGCGGGGGGCAGCCCGGCGTTGCGGACAGCGTTCGAAGCCAGCACCGGACGTCCTATTAGCGACTTCGAGGGCTCCTTTGTTAGCCCGTTTCGCGGTGATTTCTACTTTGGCAAGCTGACATTGACCCCCGATGAGCGACAGGTGTTCGATCTGTCATTTAGTCGTCGTCAAGAAAGCGATATTCAAAACTTTGGCAACATCACCTCTTATGAGGCGGCTGAAAACAAGCTAAACACCGTCGATACCTACCAGTTCAAGTGGACATATACCGGCGACAAATTTGTCAATGAATTCAATACTAACTATTTGAACTATGACTTCAACCCGGTGTCGCTGAATCCTAGCTTGCCATCTCGTGAATATGCCGGGGTATTGATAATCGGCGGCAAAGATTCAAGCCGCCGAGAGGTACAGCAAGGCTATACCATTCGCGACGATTTCACTTATTCGGGTTTTGACGGTCATACGATCAAATTTGGTGCGCGCGTAGAAATAACCGATATCGACTTCGACAATCAGGCATATATTCAGCCGCGCTATACCTACTTCAATGATGATCGCGGCACCCCGACCCCGACCGACGATCTGAATTTCAGCTTTCCCGCAGAAGCTCGGTTGGGCCTCGGCAATTCACTGATTCAGTCGTCCAATACGCAGGTCGGCCTTTATCTCCAGGACGATTGGGACGTCACGGACAAGTTGCAGTTGAACATTGGCCTGCGTTGGGATTACGAGACGAACGGTTTCGCCAACGAATATATAACGCCAGCCAGCGCCGCGGCGGCGCTCCGCGCGCTGCCGAAGACCTTCTACTTCGACCCCGAAAACTACATCACGGATGGTCATGACCGTCCACCATTCAAGGGAGCCTTCGCCCCGCGCTTTGGCTTCTCATATGATGTCAAAGGGGATCAATCGACGGTCATTTTCGGTGGTGTCGGTCGCTACTACGATCGCAATAATTTCAGCAACACGGTCGATGAGCTCGCTCGCCGTTTGAATCCGGTGGGTGTTTTCCGCTTCTCCCAGGACGGATTACCGCGCAATGGCCTACCGACGGTGCAATGGAATAACAGCTATCTGACCCGCGAAGGCCTGATCGCGTTGCGCAATACATCGACATCCGGCCTGCCGGAACTGTTTGCGGTAAAGAACAACGCCAAGCCGCCAGTCAATGATCAGGCCAGCCTCGGCGTACGCCAGAAATTCGGGCCTTGGCAGGCATCGCTCACGGCATCCTATATTCGGGGCCGCAATGGCTACACGCATCTGTTCGCCACGCGAAACAACAATGGCCTGGGCGGATGCTGCAACACAGGTCCAGTCGTTCCGTTCGGTTATTCCAATGTCCTGATTGGCTATGACGGCCTCGATACCCGATACAAGGCGATCTACTTCACGCTCGATAAAAATTATACGAAATCGTCGGGCTGGGGCCTCAATATCGCCTACACCCTCTCCAAGGCCGAGCAGAACGGCGGCGACCTGTTCAGCCTCGATGGCCTGGTGCCCGACAGCTATGGCTGGCGTCCTATCAAGGACAGCGACGAAAGGCACCGCCTTGTTATATCTGGCATCGTCGATTTACCGGCCGGTTTTCAGCTTTCCACGCTAACTACTCTCGGCAGCGGTACTGCCTATCCGGTCACCGATGGCACCGACAGTTCGCCGGGTGGAGCCAAAAACTATAGCATCTACCCCAAGAAAAACTGCATTGGCGGAGTTTTCGCTTATTGCGAGGTCAATCTGTCTTTGGAGAATCGCCAGAAATTGTTTGGCGATCACGAAATAAGCTTCGCCGTGGATTTGTTGAATGCTTTCAACAACAAGAACTTCAAGGATTTCGACGGCTTCTTCTCAAGCACTGACCCGCTATTGCCTGATGGCAACGCCTTGCTCACCCTCCCCCGGCGCATCCAGTTCCGCGCCGGATATCGCTTCTAA